Proteins from a genomic interval of Nostoc sp. TCL240-02:
- a CDS encoding helix-turn-helix transcriptional regulator, producing MAGGKSETPVSLSDRELQIIDLVAAGLTNQEIAGKLEISKRTVDNHISNILTKTETENRVALVRWALQWGKVCLNDVNCCLLPNQIE from the coding sequence ATGGCTGGTGGCAAGTCTGAGACCCCCGTTAGTCTGTCAGACAGAGAACTGCAAATTATCGACCTAGTGGCCGCTGGCTTAACTAACCAAGAGATTGCAGGAAAACTGGAGATTAGCAAGCGTACAGTTGATAACCATATCAGCAATATTCTGACCAAGACTGAGACCGAAAATCGAGTAGCTCTTGTCCGCTGGGCCTTACAGTGGGGCAAAGTCTGCTTAAATGATGTCAATTGCTGTCTTCTCCCTAACCAGATCGAATAA
- a CDS encoding RnfABCDGE type electron transport complex subunit D, whose translation MLLKDIRDYQILFLGLFLVLGIGTRDWTLRPELIGVAIATSLATQWILSLVTGKEQMANLRSALITSLGLGLLLRADCWTTMAIAAAIAIASKFIFQVGDKHFFNPTNFGIISALILTPDAWVSPGQWGEEWWYGLLFAGTGGMILQRVGRWDTTAAFLGSYSLLEAIRNLWLGWTWDVYWHRLMSGSLLLFALFMITDPRSIPNSRIGRVVWAICIAGLTFILRNYFFISTAVFWALFALAPLTILIDVLWLAPRFSWQEVDEGAGVGEVGEEFLTQHS comes from the coding sequence ATGTTGCTCAAAGATATACGAGATTATCAAATTCTATTTCTCGGCTTATTCCTAGTATTGGGAATCGGTACAAGAGATTGGACGCTGCGGCCAGAGTTAATTGGGGTAGCGATCGCCACCAGTCTCGCAACCCAATGGATATTGTCATTAGTTACTGGCAAAGAACAAATGGCAAATCTTCGCAGTGCTTTAATTACCTCTTTAGGACTGGGACTGCTATTGCGGGCTGATTGCTGGACGACAATGGCAATCGCCGCAGCAATTGCGATCGCTAGCAAATTTATCTTCCAAGTCGGTGATAAGCATTTCTTTAATCCCACCAATTTTGGCATCATATCTGCCTTGATTTTGACCCCCGATGCTTGGGTTTCGCCGGGACAATGGGGTGAAGAGTGGTGGTATGGGCTATTATTTGCCGGTACTGGCGGCATGATTTTGCAGCGCGTTGGTCGCTGGGACACCACAGCAGCTTTTTTAGGTTCCTACTCTTTGCTAGAGGCGATTCGCAATCTCTGGCTGGGTTGGACTTGGGATGTTTACTGGCATCGATTGATGAGTGGGTCTTTGCTGCTGTTTGCCCTATTTATGATTACAGATCCGCGATCGATCCCCAATTCCCGAATTGGGCGGGTAGTTTGGGCAATCTGCATCGCCGGATTAACTTTTATCCTGCGGAATTATTTCTTTATTTCCACAGCAGTTTTCTGGGCGCTGTTTGCCCTTGCGCCATTGACCATCCTGATAGATGTTCTGTGGTTAGCCCCAAGGTTTTCTTGGCAAGAGGTGGATGAGGGAGCAGGAGTAGGGGAAGTGGGGGAAGAATTTCTCACTCAGCACTCCTAA
- a CDS encoding serine/threonine-protein kinase: protein MLQPEQILQDRYQIQHQLGNNGIRQTWLAKDLLASDGENSTVVVKLLAFGGNIQWDDLKLFEREAQILKQLNHPRIPRYIDYFCIDDRTLWFGLIQQYIPGESLKEKLALGKRFTEKRARKIAGEILNILMYLHELNPGVLHRDIKPSNLIWGEDNRIYLVDFGAVQDKAAREGVTFTVVGTYGYAPMEQFGGRAVPASDLYALGATLIHLLTGTCPSDLPQQDLRLQFIERVNLSPSFASWLQKLIEPAPEQRFTDARQALNALKSGLAVKSANRSQLLPLREIINNSGCGISNQNETVPEEILGWNWGAFLMPWLWMWPNQVWYGLFCFVPHGWWLMAIALGAKGNEWAWKSRQWRSIEQFKAHQRGWAIAGILIGAPISIMLWVRAIALLKAAF, encoded by the coding sequence ATGCTGCAACCAGAACAGATATTACAAGATCGTTATCAAATCCAACACCAACTTGGTAACAATGGAATTCGTCAAACTTGGCTTGCAAAGGATTTACTAGCCTCTGATGGCGAAAATTCGACCGTTGTGGTCAAACTTTTAGCCTTTGGCGGTAATATACAGTGGGATGATTTGAAACTTTTTGAGAGGGAAGCACAAATTCTTAAACAGCTAAATCATCCCCGCATTCCTAGATATATAGATTATTTTTGTATCGACGATCGCACTCTCTGGTTTGGCTTAATACAACAATATATTCCTGGTGAGTCGCTTAAAGAAAAACTTGCTCTTGGCAAAAGGTTTACTGAAAAGCGAGCGAGAAAAATCGCTGGTGAGATTTTAAATATTCTCATGTATTTACATGAGTTAAACCCAGGGGTGTTACATAGAGATATAAAACCGAGTAATTTAATCTGGGGCGAAGATAATCGGATTTATTTAGTTGATTTTGGCGCAGTGCAAGATAAAGCGGCAAGAGAAGGCGTTACTTTTACCGTTGTGGGTACTTATGGTTATGCCCCAATGGAACAATTTGGTGGTCGAGCAGTTCCAGCTTCAGACCTCTATGCACTGGGTGCGACTCTGATTCATTTGCTGACTGGGACTTGCCCCTCTGATTTACCTCAGCAGGATTTGCGGCTGCAATTTATAGAGCGAGTTAATCTCAGTCCTAGTTTTGCCAGTTGGCTACAAAAGTTAATAGAACCCGCTCCCGAACAACGGTTTACTGATGCCCGCCAAGCGTTGAATGCTCTAAAATCTGGTCTGGCTGTGAAATCTGCAAACAGAAGTCAGCTTTTACCGTTAAGAGAAATAATTAACAATTCTGGATGCGGCATAAGTAATCAAAATGAAACAGTCCCAGAGGAAATTCTCGGTTGGAACTGGGGCGCATTTCTCATGCCTTGGTTGTGGATGTGGCCGAATCAGGTATGGTATGGGCTATTCTGTTTTGTACCACATGGTTGGTGGTTAATGGCGATCGCACTCGGTGCCAAAGGCAATGAATGGGCTTGGAAAAGTAGGCAGTGGCGCAGTATTGAACAATTCAAAGCCCATCAAAGAGGCTGGGCGATCGCTGGTATTCTCATTGGAGCGCCTATTAGTATTATGCTGTGGGTTCGAGCGATCGCTTTGCTCAAAGCTGCATTTTAG
- the msrA gene encoding peptide-methionine (S)-S-oxide reductase MsrA produces MALFGFGKKQVMPTPEEALSGRAQSMSVPAAHYVNKNPLKAPYPDGLEKAIFGLGCFWGAERKFWQLKGVYSTAVGYAAGFTPNPTYEEVCSGRTGHNEVVLVVFDPKIISYSELLKVFWESHNPTQGMRQGNDAGTQYRSGIYVYSESQKQLAEASREAYQQALNDAGYGKITTEILDAPEFYYAEAYHQQYLAKNPNGYCGLGGTNVSCPVGVVESQVSG; encoded by the coding sequence ATGGCACTATTCGGATTTGGCAAAAAGCAAGTTATGCCCACACCAGAAGAAGCTTTATCAGGAAGGGCACAGTCTATGTCGGTACCTGCTGCTCATTATGTCAACAAGAATCCTTTAAAAGCTCCTTATCCCGATGGATTAGAGAAAGCGATTTTTGGCTTGGGCTGTTTTTGGGGTGCAGAACGCAAATTTTGGCAACTTAAAGGAGTTTACAGCACCGCAGTGGGTTACGCTGCTGGATTTACACCCAACCCCACTTATGAAGAGGTATGTAGTGGGCGAACCGGTCACAATGAAGTGGTATTGGTTGTGTTTGATCCCAAAATCATTAGTTATTCTGAACTGCTCAAAGTCTTTTGGGAAAGCCACAATCCTACCCAAGGGATGCGCCAAGGTAATGATGCTGGCACTCAATACCGTTCGGGAATTTATGTATATTCTGAAAGCCAAAAGCAGCTAGCAGAAGCATCACGGGAAGCTTATCAGCAAGCTCTCAACGATGCAGGCTATGGCAAGATTACTACAGAAATCTTGGATGCACCGGAATTCTATTACGCCGAAGCCTACCATCAGCAATACCTGGCTAAAAATCCTAATGGGTATTGTGGTTTAGGAGGGACAAATGTTTCTTGTCCCGTAGGTGTAGTTGAATCGCAAGTGAGCGGTTAG
- a CDS encoding carbohydrate kinase, giving the protein MSNSRVLCLGEILFDCLADQLGLKLEEVKSWTPYPGGAPANVACALVKLGTTAGFIGAVGEDEPGNALVKLLQDVGVDTTGVQRHPTAPTRQVYVTRDLAGDRTFAGFGQYDTAEFADTRLQAKQLPDALFQEADFLVLGTLELAYPESEQAIYRALELAEHYDLKIVLDINWRPVFWDEPKIAHQKIPELFKRVDFLKLSKEEAEWLFETADPGAITYRLASIEGVLVTDGENGCTYCLGENEGKLPSFSIPVVDTTGAGDSFLAGFIHQLSQHGIHSLRDAETAKRIVTYASAVGALTTIKPGAIASQPTDTEVEAFLASHQL; this is encoded by the coding sequence ATGAGCAATTCCCGTGTTTTGTGCCTCGGTGAAATTTTGTTTGATTGTTTAGCCGATCAATTAGGGTTAAAGCTGGAAGAAGTTAAATCCTGGACTCCCTATCCAGGAGGCGCACCAGCTAACGTAGCCTGTGCTTTAGTCAAGCTGGGAACGACAGCAGGATTTATCGGAGCCGTTGGTGAAGATGAACCAGGAAATGCACTAGTCAAGCTATTACAAGATGTAGGTGTGGATACGACGGGGGTACAACGTCACCCCACAGCACCAACGCGGCAAGTTTATGTTACACGGGATCTGGCTGGCGATCGCACCTTCGCCGGATTTGGTCAGTATGACACCGCAGAATTTGCCGATACTCGCCTGCAAGCCAAACAATTGCCAGATGCGCTGTTTCAAGAGGCAGATTTTCTGGTTTTGGGTACTTTGGAATTAGCCTATCCTGAAAGTGAACAGGCAATTTACCGCGCCCTAGAGTTAGCAGAACATTACGATCTGAAGATTGTTCTAGATATCAATTGGCGGCCTGTATTTTGGGACGAGCCAAAAATCGCTCATCAAAAAATTCCAGAATTATTTAAGCGAGTAGATTTCCTCAAACTCTCCAAAGAAGAAGCCGAATGGCTATTTGAAACCGCAGATCCTGGAGCCATTACTTACCGCTTGGCTTCAATTGAAGGAGTGTTAGTAACAGATGGCGAAAACGGTTGCACCTACTGTCTGGGTGAGAACGAAGGCAAATTACCTTCCTTTTCCATCCCCGTAGTTGATACCACTGGTGCAGGAGATAGCTTTCTCGCAGGATTCATTCACCAGTTGAGTCAGCACGGCATCCACAGCTTGCGGGATGCTGAAACTGCAAAACGCATTGTCACTTATGCCAGTGCTGTTGGGGCACTGACTACCATTAAACCAGGTGCGATCGCTTCCCAACCAACAGATACTGAAGTTGAAGCTTTTCTAGCCTCACATCAACTCTAG
- a CDS encoding glycosyltransferase, producing MRKLYFLLPGTDGKFACGGLWAELKALNLAQNFCSADVVTYRQREKDKLFIDDLLKEKNLSDVIFVISWGFDIAQLVAKLKQYNVVYHAHSPGYPFRLPASIPIVTVSRYTMGYWGEKSPNSLIYYLPNQISDEFQNLGLERDIDVLVQARKSSEYLIKELIPALQKRCKVLVVDSYIEDLPGLFNRAKVYLYDSAEYWAQQGVSEGFGLQPMEALACGCQVFSSVNGGLADYLDPGFNCYKIAGYSQEYDVQRILKMIDSSANFSLSEDFFTEHRTENIIKRFQVILDELNEFFDHKIQQPSNIKSLTRIRMAKLLAQRIYGKLRKKYFK from the coding sequence ATGAGAAAACTTTACTTCTTACTCCCCGGTACAGATGGCAAATTTGCCTGTGGTGGTCTTTGGGCTGAGTTAAAAGCACTTAATCTAGCTCAGAATTTCTGTAGTGCTGATGTTGTAACTTACCGTCAGCGAGAAAAAGATAAGCTTTTTATTGATGATTTACTAAAAGAGAAAAATTTAAGTGATGTAATTTTTGTCATTAGTTGGGGATTTGATATAGCTCAACTTGTGGCTAAACTTAAGCAATACAATGTGGTTTATCATGCACATAGTCCAGGTTATCCATTTAGACTACCTGCAAGTATTCCGATTGTTACTGTTAGCCGCTATACAATGGGATATTGGGGAGAAAAATCACCTAATTCTCTGATTTATTATTTGCCCAATCAAATTTCTGATGAGTTCCAAAATTTAGGTCTGGAACGGGATATTGATGTTTTAGTCCAGGCTCGAAAATCTTCTGAGTATTTAATTAAAGAATTGATTCCAGCGTTGCAAAAACGTTGTAAAGTATTGGTTGTTGATTCATACATAGAGGATTTACCCGGACTGTTTAACCGAGCTAAGGTTTACCTCTATGATTCGGCTGAGTACTGGGCACAACAGGGCGTTAGTGAAGGATTTGGTCTACAACCAATGGAAGCTCTTGCCTGTGGTTGTCAAGTATTTTCTAGTGTTAACGGAGGACTGGCAGATTACTTAGATCCTGGATTTAATTGTTATAAAATTGCTGGATATTCTCAAGAATATGATGTGCAACGTATTCTGAAAATGATTGATTCTTCAGCAAATTTTAGTTTATCTGAAGATTTTTTCACTGAGCATCGGACTGAAAATATTATTAAGCGTTTCCAAGTTATTCTAGATGAGTTAAATGAGTTTTTCGATCACAAGATCCAACAGCCATCCAATATTAAGAGTTTGACGAGAATACGTATGGCAAAATTACTTGCTCAGAGGATATATGGAAAGCTGAGGAAGAAATATTTTAAGTAA
- a CDS encoding DUF6391 domain-containing protein codes for MNTSASFQGGSSPFDFFNFDLRVPVSEKVPNTEYRPLDFPQPTQDADLLRQLSFIPGLKEILMIRQVHALEHATVWVLSDSQSGQPAKGKATNVQPDNELLGGLSTEHGFYLYGEVNISDLRRAVALARHRLTNGEWDLAVHPRCGTNLSVAMLLTAGLAVGVHLLLPFRPIEQLIGLGLAATTAAELAPDLGFMAQRYLTTAIPFNLAIENITRTRDVWGREAHFVKVGWQE; via the coding sequence ATGAATACTTCTGCTTCTTTTCAGGGTGGCTCGTCTCCCTTTGATTTTTTTAACTTTGATCTTAGGGTACCTGTATCTGAGAAAGTTCCGAACACAGAATACCGTCCCTTAGACTTTCCCCAACCCACACAAGATGCTGACCTACTCAGGCAGCTATCATTTATACCAGGGTTGAAAGAAATTTTGATGATCCGGCAGGTTCACGCCTTAGAACACGCTACTGTTTGGGTTCTTAGTGATTCACAAAGTGGCCAACCTGCTAAAGGAAAAGCTACTAACGTTCAACCAGATAACGAACTATTAGGTGGTTTGTCTACTGAGCATGGATTTTACCTTTATGGTGAAGTAAATATTAGTGATTTGCGCCGTGCGGTAGCACTTGCTCGACATCGCCTCACCAATGGAGAATGGGATTTAGCTGTACATCCCCGTTGCGGCACAAATTTATCGGTAGCAATGCTTTTAACAGCTGGACTAGCTGTTGGTGTACATCTGTTACTACCATTTCGACCAATCGAGCAACTTATAGGTTTGGGGTTAGCAGCGACGACAGCTGCTGAACTCGCACCTGATTTAGGTTTTATGGCGCAGCGTTACCTAACAACTGCCATTCCTTTTAACCTAGCAATTGAAAATATTACCCGTACACGCGACGTTTGGGGGCGTGAGGCACATTTTGTTAAAGTGGGTTGGCAAGAATGA
- a CDS encoding polysaccharide deacetylase family protein produces MQLAPLFPVFYRILQPSFPNCLWGGNPHTKAIALTFDDGPHPQYTPEVLAVLDRYNITASFFWLGVCVNRSPAIAKAVSDRGHWIGLHGYDHRSFPMLSLNELKDSLEKTQVAIYNACNLEPDQVRDVRPPNGLFTPATLKLFSQWNYRSVMWSVVPEDWVRPGITTVVERIMQQVKNGSLIVLHDGACGGQDVAATIQILIPQLLQQGYQFVTVDTLWQQAKTN; encoded by the coding sequence ATGCAGCTAGCTCCTCTGTTCCCAGTTTTCTATCGCATTCTCCAACCAAGTTTTCCCAATTGCCTTTGGGGTGGAAATCCCCATACTAAAGCGATCGCACTCACATTCGATGATGGGCCCCATCCGCAATACACACCCGAAGTCTTGGCAGTATTGGATCGCTACAATATTACAGCCAGTTTTTTTTGGTTGGGTGTTTGCGTCAACCGTTCACCAGCGATCGCCAAAGCTGTTAGCGATCGCGGCCACTGGATCGGATTGCATGGCTACGATCATCGTTCTTTTCCTATGCTTTCACTCAATGAATTGAAGGACAGTTTAGAAAAAACCCAAGTTGCCATCTACAATGCCTGCAATCTAGAACCTGACCAAGTGCGGGATGTCCGTCCCCCCAATGGTTTATTTACACCTGCTACTTTAAAATTGTTTTCTCAGTGGAATTACCGTTCAGTTATGTGGAGCGTTGTACCTGAAGATTGGGTACGACCAGGTATCACCACTGTGGTAGAGCGAATTATGCAGCAGGTCAAAAATGGTTCGCTGATTGTTTTACATGATGGTGCTTGCGGTGGACAAGATGTTGCTGCCACAATCCAAATTCTCATTCCGCAACTGCTACAACAAGGTTATCAGTTTGTAACTGTTGATACTCTGTGGCAGCAAGCTAAGACCAACTAA
- a CDS encoding DUF6006 family protein — protein MKKITKWLLGLAIVPASLVLTSSHTKASQLAGEWFFGLWDCNIDGRPAQMQWKVVDDPQTSCSGDVCSTTSAVRLVGQFSDNGSAWVPLGKRFSSTKRQDLGIRYLGVEQDNWYLKYNSLTKIADGWTTWRGKRYPLQCRNRR, from the coding sequence ATGAAAAAAATCACAAAATGGCTTTTGGGTTTAGCGATTGTTCCTGCAAGTTTGGTATTGACATCTAGCCATACTAAAGCCAGTCAGCTTGCTGGTGAGTGGTTCTTTGGTCTCTGGGATTGTAATATTGACGGTAGACCAGCCCAAATGCAGTGGAAAGTAGTCGATGATCCACAAACTAGTTGTAGTGGTGATGTTTGTTCTACTACTTCTGCTGTCCGTCTCGTGGGGCAGTTTAGTGATAATGGTAGTGCGTGGGTTCCTCTAGGAAAACGTTTCTCCAGCACTAAAAGACAGGATTTAGGTATTCGTTATTTAGGTGTAGAACAAGATAACTGGTATCTCAAATACAACAGTCTTACTAAAATCGCGGATGGTTGGACGACATGGCGGGGTAAGCGCTACCCACTACAATGTCGTAATCGCAGATAA
- the rfbB gene encoding dTDP-glucose 4,6-dehydratase: protein MSRRLLVTGGAGFIGANFVHHWCQVYPNDRVVVLDALTYAGNRLNLAMVEGKENFRFVQGDICDRTIIDNLLSTENIDTVAHFAAESHVDRSILGPAAFVQTNVVGTFTLLEAFRQYWEAKAQPSDYRFLHVSTDEVYGSLSPNDAAFSETTPYAPNSPYSASKAGSDHLVRAYYHTYKLPTIITNCSNNYGPYQFPEKLIPLMCINTLIGKPLPVYGDGKNVRDWLYVVDHCRALDVVINHGQPGETYNIGGNNEVENLNLVQLLCEMMDELASDLPVRPAKDLITFVKDRQGHDRRYAINANKIKTQLGWTPSVTIAEGLRLTVEWYLNHRDWWEPLLSAEYQAYYRKNYLIPTISLDNDYP, encoded by the coding sequence ATGAGTCGGCGGTTATTAGTTACTGGGGGTGCGGGGTTTATTGGGGCGAATTTTGTCCATCACTGGTGTCAGGTTTATCCAAACGATCGGGTGGTGGTGTTGGATGCGCTTACTTATGCGGGGAATCGTCTAAACTTGGCGATGGTTGAGGGAAAAGAGAATTTTCGGTTTGTGCAGGGGGATATTTGCGATCGCACCATTATAGACAACCTATTATCAACCGAAAATATAGATACTGTTGCCCATTTTGCTGCTGAATCTCATGTCGATCGTTCGATTCTTGGCCCGGCGGCTTTTGTGCAAACTAATGTGGTGGGAACTTTCACGCTGCTGGAAGCTTTTCGCCAATATTGGGAGGCTAAAGCACAGCCATCTGATTATCGTTTCCTACACGTTTCGACTGATGAAGTCTACGGTAGTTTGAGCCCAAATGACGCAGCTTTTTCTGAAACTACACCTTACGCTCCCAATAGTCCTTATTCAGCTTCCAAAGCTGGTAGCGATCACTTAGTGCGTGCTTATTATCATACTTATAAACTTCCAACAATTATCACAAATTGTTCTAATAATTACGGGCCTTATCAATTCCCCGAAAAGCTAATTCCTCTGATGTGCATCAACACTTTAATAGGTAAACCATTACCTGTTTATGGCGATGGTAAAAATGTGCGGGATTGGCTTTATGTGGTCGATCATTGTCGTGCTTTGGATGTGGTAATCAATCATGGTCAACCAGGGGAAACCTACAATATTGGTGGCAACAATGAGGTGGAAAATCTAAACCTGGTGCAGCTTTTGTGTGAAATGATGGATGAATTAGCATCTGATTTACCAGTACGTCCAGCAAAGGATTTGATTACTTTTGTCAAGGATAGACAGGGACACGATCGGAGATATGCAATTAATGCGAACAAAATTAAAACTCAGCTTGGTTGGACACCTTCTGTAACGATTGCTGAGGGTTTACGTTTAACAGTTGAATGGTATCTCAATCATCGTGATTGGTGGGAACCTCTGCTGTCTGCGGAATATCAAGCTTACTATCGCAAAAATTATCTCATTCCCACAATTTCTCTAGATAATGACTATCCTTGA
- a CDS encoding recombinase family protein, with amino-acid sequence MVSHSVWIVGTSRTGKTARLVEQFCSWVQPEKQHIELFYTNKQARKKGERIPEFLYLKQTEPGVLVLAANDDNRRELGDIIVTSTLGKYPVRAKTPLGFFQDEVILFWPLLINSLNLKAQFPVRLRPETEQELATKLWRSQLDEEILRVAGVNESRLVRRILDLLQLAAYSGVHCENIAQILTKGLGENTTTLEPEFLASLLIDWRNWCLERGLLTYGIITELYSQYLLSDRNYQQHLTKRYQAVLADDVDDYPSVARLLFELLLNRGAIGAFSYNPDGAVRLGLGADPKYLEGLAKRCRVEILNEPPPESLGEQAKQMVELVTEPMVLVSLPEIVHSIQTTSRAQLLRQTAEVIADAIQSQQVQAEEVAIIAPGLDAIARYTLVEILVKQNIQVESLNDQRPLISSPVIRALLTMLALVYPGLGRLVERDAVAEMLVVLSRKQQAPENSTDAMNRVTDIDPVRAGLIADYCFVPHPDRPNLLPVSAFERWDRIGYAATTAYNEILEWLEQQRSQQELRLIPSPISLLDRAIQRFLWNGSNLPYEQLAALRELLETAQHYWEIDTRLRQIAPVETTPQTTIIEFIQLLRRGTITANPYPVRPIGGARKAVTLATIFQYRSSRRSHRWHFWLDAGSPLWAKGGAATLFGAPFFLQDRLGEPWTAEDEKLAEEERLRRILTDLLSRVSERVYLCHSDLAVNGQEQLGPLLPLVNACVTVISEATVK; translated from the coding sequence GTGGTTTCTCATTCGGTTTGGATTGTTGGCACTAGTCGCACTGGTAAGACGGCTCGCTTGGTAGAGCAATTTTGTAGTTGGGTACAACCTGAAAAGCAGCATATTGAATTATTTTATACTAATAAACAAGCACGTAAAAAAGGCGAACGCATACCTGAATTTTTATATCTTAAACAAACAGAGCCAGGAGTTTTAGTCTTAGCTGCCAATGATGATAATCGTCGAGAGTTGGGGGATATCATTGTTACATCCACATTAGGGAAATATCCGGTACGTGCCAAGACACCGCTAGGCTTTTTCCAGGATGAAGTTATTTTATTTTGGCCGTTGCTAATTAACTCGTTGAACCTGAAGGCCCAGTTTCCGGTAAGGTTGCGGCCAGAAACGGAACAAGAGTTAGCAACCAAACTCTGGCGTTCCCAGTTAGACGAAGAAATTTTACGAGTTGCGGGAGTGAATGAGTCGCGCTTGGTGCGTCGCATTTTAGACTTATTGCAATTAGCTGCTTACAGTGGTGTACATTGCGAAAATATTGCCCAGATTTTGACAAAGGGTCTGGGGGAAAATACTACAACTTTAGAGCCAGAATTTTTGGCATCTTTGCTCATTGATTGGCGTAACTGGTGTTTAGAGAGGGGGTTACTAACTTATGGCATTATTACCGAACTCTATAGTCAATATTTATTAAGCGATCGCAACTACCAACAGCACCTAACTAAACGCTATCAAGCAGTATTGGCAGATGATGTTGACGATTATCCTAGCGTAGCGCGTCTTTTGTTTGAATTGCTATTAAATCGAGGCGCAATTGGCGCGTTTAGCTACAATCCCGACGGTGCAGTGCGATTGGGATTGGGAGCAGATCCCAAATATCTAGAAGGATTAGCAAAGCGTTGTCGGGTAGAAATCTTAAACGAGCCGCCTCCAGAGTCTCTGGGAGAACAAGCTAAACAGATGGTGGAATTAGTCACAGAACCAATGGTGTTGGTGAGTTTACCTGAGATTGTGCATTCCATTCAAACTACCTCCCGCGCTCAACTATTGCGACAAACAGCCGAGGTAATTGCTGATGCTATCCAATCGCAGCAAGTACAAGCAGAAGAAGTAGCGATTATTGCACCAGGTTTAGATGCGATCGCTCGTTATACTCTAGTAGAAATCCTCGTCAAGCAAAACATCCAGGTAGAATCGCTCAATGACCAACGTCCTTTAATTAGTTCACCCGTCATTCGCGCCTTACTCACCATGCTGGCACTAGTTTATCCAGGCTTGGGTCGCCTCGTAGAACGCGATGCCGTGGCTGAAATGCTAGTTGTATTGAGTAGAAAACAACAAGCACCAGAAAACTCCACAGACGCGATGAATCGCGTTACCGATATCGATCCGGTACGCGCTGGTTTAATAGCAGATTACTGCTTTGTACCCCATCCCGATCGCCCCAACTTGCTACCAGTGTCAGCCTTCGAGCGCTGGGATAGAATCGGCTATGCGGCTACTACAGCCTATAATGAAATATTGGAGTGGTTAGAACAGCAGCGATCGCAACAAGAACTGCGGTTAATTCCCAGTCCTATTTCCCTATTAGATAGAGCAATTCAGCGTTTTTTGTGGAATGGTAGCAATCTCCCCTACGAACAACTAGCAGCACTGCGGGAATTATTAGAAACCGCCCAACACTACTGGGAAATTGACACTAGGTTACGACAAATCGCCCCAGTTGAGACAACGCCTCAGACAACTATTATTGAATTTATTCAACTACTGCGACGTGGTACAATCACTGCGAACCCTTACCCTGTGCGTCCTATTGGTGGAGCCAGAAAGGCCGTCACCTTAGCAACTATATTTCAATATCGGTCTAGTAGGCGATCACACCGTTGGCATTTTTGGCTGGATGCTGGTTCACCTCTTTGGGCCAAAGGTGGCGCAGCGACGTTATTTGGTGCGCCGTTTTTTTTGCAAGACAGGTTAGGCGAACCTTGGACAGCAGAAGATGAAAAATTGGCAGAAGAAGAACGACTACGGAGGATTTTGACAGATTTACTATCTCGCGTATCCGAGAGAGTTTATTTGTGTCACAGCGATTTAGCCGTAAATGGACAAGAGCAATTAGGGCCGTTATTACCTTTAGTCAATGCTTGTGTAACAGTTATTTCTGAGGCTACTGTTAAGTAA